In Aequorivita sp. H23M31, a single window of DNA contains:
- a CDS encoding type I restriction-modification system subunit M, which produces MNIKERPSQDQINKMLWNACDTFRGAFDSSEYKNYILVFMFVKYLSDVWKDHYNEYKEQYGDDEELIKRKLNRERFVLPDNCTYDYIYDHRNDADIGEKIDKILSQIEEKNIEKLDGVFRNISFNSEKLGQTKDRNRRLLNLINDFSKPELDFRPSLWDGKQDVLGEAYMYLLEKFASGAGKKGGEFFTPKEVSQLLAKLVAPKAGDRIFDPTAGSASLLVQVAEEVKDKDGNPSRDFAIYGQESNGDTWALSKMNCFIHGMDAARIEWCDTLNNPQLLEGNGLMKFDVVVANPPFSLDKWGHENAEADRHRRYLRGIPPKSKGDYAFILHMIETTLPNGRVGVIVPHGVLFRGGSEGKIRQALIEENLLEAVVGLPPNLFFGTGIPAAILIFNKAKTNTDTLFIDASKEFDDGKKQNRLRKKDIKKIVDAYQGFAEIPKYSHLAPLDEIKENDFNLNIPRYVDTFEEEEPVDMEATKQEIVQLEKELVEVKAEMEGYLRELGL; this is translated from the coding sequence ATGAATATTAAAGAAAGACCCAGTCAAGATCAGATAAACAAGATGCTTTGGAATGCGTGTGATACCTTCCGAGGTGCGTTTGATTCATCGGAATATAAAAATTACATTTTAGTTTTTATGTTCGTGAAATATTTGAGCGATGTATGGAAAGATCATTACAACGAATATAAAGAACAGTACGGAGATGATGAAGAATTGATTAAGCGCAAGCTGAACCGAGAGCGTTTTGTGCTGCCCGATAATTGTACTTATGATTATATCTACGATCATAGAAATGATGCGGATATTGGGGAAAAAATAGACAAGATTCTCTCCCAGATCGAGGAAAAGAATATTGAGAAATTGGATGGTGTCTTTAGAAATATAAGTTTCAATTCGGAGAAATTGGGGCAAACCAAAGATAGGAACCGCAGGTTGCTAAACCTTATCAACGATTTTTCCAAACCAGAGCTGGATTTCCGTCCGTCGTTATGGGATGGGAAGCAGGATGTTTTGGGAGAGGCGTATATGTATCTCTTGGAGAAATTTGCTTCGGGAGCTGGTAAGAAAGGTGGAGAATTTTTCACACCAAAAGAAGTGTCGCAACTTTTAGCCAAGCTTGTAGCACCAAAAGCGGGAGATCGAATCTTCGACCCAACTGCAGGTTCCGCATCACTTTTAGTACAAGTTGCAGAGGAAGTAAAAGATAAAGACGGCAACCCATCGAGGGACTTCGCTATTTACGGGCAGGAGAGCAATGGAGATACTTGGGCGTTGAGCAAGATGAATTGTTTTATCCACGGAATGGATGCTGCGCGGATAGAATGGTGTGATACCTTGAACAATCCGCAATTATTGGAAGGCAACGGGTTGATGAAGTTTGATGTGGTGGTAGCTAATCCGCCATTCTCACTTGACAAATGGGGACATGAAAATGCGGAGGCCGATAGGCATAGAAGGTATCTGAGAGGGATTCCACCTAAATCCAAGGGAGATTACGCTTTTATACTTCATATGATAGAGACCACCTTGCCAAACGGTCGGGTAGGAGTGATTGTGCCGCACGGAGTTTTATTTAGAGGTGGCAGCGAAGGAAAAATTCGCCAGGCACTCATAGAGGAGAACTTATTGGAAGCTGTGGTTGGATTGCCTCCAAACCTTTTCTTTGGAACGGGGATTCCTGCAGCTATCCTTATTTTCAACAAGGCCAAAACGAATACCGATACTTTGTTTATCGATGCCAGTAAGGAGTTTGATGATGGCAAGAAGCAGAACCGATTGCGGAAAAAGGATATTAAGAAAATAGTGGATGCGTACCAGGGTTTTGCTGAAATTCCAAAGTACAGTCATTTGGCTCCTTTGGATGAGATAAAGGAGAATGATTTCAACCTCAACATTCCGCGATATGTGGACACTTTTGAGGAGGAAGAACCTGTTGATATGGAAGCAACAAAACAGGAGATCGTGCAGTTGGAAAAAGAGTTAGTAGAAGTGAAGGCGGAGATGGAAGGGTATTTAAGGGAATTGGGTTTATAA
- a CDS encoding restriction endonuclease subunit S, whose amino-acid sequence MRIKKTVLKRIVISDGIVSGYSFRGKIKGSLNGDLRVVQLKDMENDYSDIGNDCTYIDGSDIKEKYYLEVGDILFISKGANNFATVYDLKDGVATVASSVFYVIKVDTAQANPYYVAWYINKKRVQQYFTTHASGTYSLSINKEVVEDIPLMLPPLDIQRKIAKVAELAQKEQYIYTALKEKRNQLIETQLLKVIN is encoded by the coding sequence ATGAGGATCAAAAAAACAGTTTTAAAGCGTATTGTCATCTCAGATGGAATCGTTTCTGGATACTCATTTAGAGGGAAAATCAAAGGCTCTTTAAATGGAGATTTGCGCGTAGTGCAATTAAAGGATATGGAAAATGATTATTCCGATATTGGGAATGATTGTACTTATATTGACGGAAGTGATATCAAGGAGAAGTATTATTTAGAAGTGGGTGATATTTTATTCATTTCGAAAGGGGCGAATAATTTTGCGACTGTTTATGATTTAAAGGACGGAGTAGCCACAGTGGCTAGTTCCGTTTTTTATGTGATTAAGGTGGATACTGCTCAGGCTAATCCTTATTATGTTGCTTGGTATATAAATAAAAAGAGAGTGCAGCAATATTTCACAACCCACGCTTCTGGTACTTATTCGTTGAGTATAAACAAAGAGGTGGTTGAGGATATACCACTGATGCTGCCTCCACTGGATATTCAGCGAAAGATTGCGAAAGTCGCCGAGCTTGCCCAAAAAGAACAATATATTTACACTGCGCTCAAGGAAAAAAGAAATCAATTAATAGAAACTCAACTACTTAAAGTTATCAATTAA